Proteins co-encoded in one Maylandia zebra isolate NMK-2024a linkage group LG16, Mzebra_GT3a, whole genome shotgun sequence genomic window:
- the LOC106675603 gene encoding organic cation/carnitine transporter 2 isoform X3, whose protein sequence is MQDYEASISFLGTWGRFQMKVFFLLCVTCLPAGYNILSVIFLLATPPHQCYIPAHRNLSQDWMQASIPLQVAGQLERSSCSRYELDLVQNLSELGIRPNLGQIYNYSALGASAGVMLSSLKQEECKDGWIYSTEHYESTVVTEFNLVCGNRWKQLLTSLIYFLGGLCGCFLSGQLSDRLIPESPRWLVSKGRLQEAERLLRSAALENGVEAPPVIFLSANVQQSDSKKAETLNFLDLLKAKSIRSVTLILWFLWLSTHVTYSGLSFNMSTLYGNPFLNYFLLSAVELPAYTVSWLSACRLSRRLSFISFSLLGALALFLIQVTLHSHPALTLFLVLLGKFGVLVGTGILYMFTGELSPTVIRNTVMSSCAMLSRVGSSISPYLLQLAVFYEFLPWMLVGSLSLVSVVLCFFLPETFREPLPDTIDQMQAIQRFRWPCAFKPPQKDDMKSAKDQTSLPEIICSTRF, encoded by the exons ATGCAGGATTATGAGGCATCCATCTCATTTCTTGGGACGTGGGGCCGGTTTCAGATGAAAGTCTTCTTTTTGCTGTGTGTCACCTGTCTTCCTGCCGGGTACAACATCCTgtctgtcatctttctgctggCTACCCCCCCACACCAGTGTTACATCCCAGCACACAGGAACCTGAGCCAGGACTGGATGCAGGCCAGCATCCCACTGCAG GTGGCCGGGCAGCTGGAAAGAAGCAGTTGTAGCCGGTATGAGCTGGACCTGGTGCAAAACCTGTCTGAGCTGGGAATCAGACCCAACCTAGGCCAGATCTACAACTATTCTGCACTCGGAGCAAGCGCAGGGGTCATGCTGTCCAGCCTGAAGCAGGAGGAGTGCAAAGATGGATGGATCTACAGCACAGAGCACTACGAGTCGACTGTAGTCACTGAG TTTAACCTTGTGTGTGGCAACCGGTGGAAACAGCTACTGACCTCTCTCATCTACTTTCTGGGAGGACTTTGTGGCTGTTTCCTCTCTGGACAGCTATCTGACCG GCTGATTCCAGAGTCTCCTCGCTGGCTAGTGTCTAAAGGCCGTTTGCAAGAAGCAGAACGCTTGTTAAGGTCAGCGGCTCTGGAGAACGGAGTGGAAGCTCCTCCTGTTATCTTCCTCTCTGCAAAT GTTCAACAGTCTGATAGCAAGAAGGCTGAGACCCTCAATTTCCTGGACCTCCTAAAGGCCAAAAGCATTCGAAGTGTCACACTCATACTTTGGTTTCTCTG GCTTTCTACACATGTGACCTATTCTGGGTTGTCATTCAATATGTCTACACTCTATGGCAACCCCTTCCTGAATTACTTCTTGCTGTCAGCTGTTGAGCTACCAGCATACACTGTCAGCTGGCTAAGTGCATGCAGGCTTTCCCGCCGCCTGTCTTTTATCAGCTTCTCCCTGCTGGGGGCGCTAGCACTCTTCCTCATCCAGGTCACTCTGCACA gCCATCCAGCTCTCACCCTGTTCCTGGTGCTGCTGGGTAAATTTGGTGTTCTGGTTGGCACGGGCATTTTGTACATGTTCACTGGAGAGCTCTCTCCCACAGTCATCAGAAATACAGTGATGTCATCCTGTGCCATGCTCTCCAGAGTGGGATCCTCTATTTCCCCATACCTACTGCAGCTGG CTGTGTTCTACGAGTTCCTGCCGTGGATGCTTGTGGGTTCTCTCTCACTTGTCAGTGTCGTGCTCTGCTTTTTTCTTCCGGAGACCTTTAGAGAGCCGCTTCCCGACACCATCGATCAGATGCAAGCAATTCAGAG ATTCAGGTGGCCATGTGCCTTCAAGCCACCCCAGAAGGATGACATGAAATCAGCTAAAGACCAAACGTCTCTGCCTGAGATCATCTGTTCAACGCGCTTTTAA
- the LOC106675603 gene encoding solute carrier family 22 member 4 isoform X2 — MQDYEASISFLGTWGRFQMKVFFLLCVTCLPAGYNILSVIFLLATPPHQCYIPAHRNLSQDWMQASIPLQVAGQLERSSCSRYELDLVQNLSELGIRPNLGQIYNYSALGASAGVMLSSLKQEECKDGWIYSTEHYESTVVTEFNLVCGNRWKQLLTSLIYFLGGLCGCFLSGQLSDRFGRKPVLFGAIATLSIFSLALKFAQSWAVFAVLFFMVGMGQLTSYIVLFVLGSEILAGSSRVLYASMCLPFMLIPESPRWLVSKGRLQEAERLLRSAALENGVEAPPVIFLSANVQQSDSKKAETLNFLDLLKAKSIRSVTLILWFLWLSTHVTYSGLSFNMSTLYGNPFLNYFLLSAVELPAYTVSWLSACRLSRRLSFISFSLLGALALFLIQVTLHSHPALTLFLVLLGKFGVLVGTGILYMFTGELSPTVIRNTVMSSCAMLSRVGSSISPYLLQLAVFYEFLPWMLVGSLSLVSVVLCFFLPETFREPLPDTIDQMQAIQRFRWPCAFKPPQKDDMKSAKDQTSLPEIICSTRF; from the exons ATGCAGGATTATGAGGCATCCATCTCATTTCTTGGGACGTGGGGCCGGTTTCAGATGAAAGTCTTCTTTTTGCTGTGTGTCACCTGTCTTCCTGCCGGGTACAACATCCTgtctgtcatctttctgctggCTACCCCCCCACACCAGTGTTACATCCCAGCACACAGGAACCTGAGCCAGGACTGGATGCAGGCCAGCATCCCACTGCAG GTGGCCGGGCAGCTGGAAAGAAGCAGTTGTAGCCGGTATGAGCTGGACCTGGTGCAAAACCTGTCTGAGCTGGGAATCAGACCCAACCTAGGCCAGATCTACAACTATTCTGCACTCGGAGCAAGCGCAGGGGTCATGCTGTCCAGCCTGAAGCAGGAGGAGTGCAAAGATGGATGGATCTACAGCACAGAGCACTACGAGTCGACTGTAGTCACTGAG TTTAACCTTGTGTGTGGCAACCGGTGGAAACAGCTACTGACCTCTCTCATCTACTTTCTGGGAGGACTTTGTGGCTGTTTCCTCTCTGGACAGCTATCTGACCG GTTTGGCAGGAAGCCTGTTCTCTTTGGTGCGATTGCCACACTTAGTATCTTCAGCCTTGCTTTGAAATTTGCTCAGTCCTGGGCCGTCTTCGCTGTGCTTTTCTTCATGGTTGGCATGGGTCAGCTCACCAGCTACATAGTTCTGTTTGTATTGG GTTCAGAGATCCTCGCTGGCTCATCTAGAGTTCTCTACGCCAGCATGTGTTTACCTTTCAT GCTGATTCCAGAGTCTCCTCGCTGGCTAGTGTCTAAAGGCCGTTTGCAAGAAGCAGAACGCTTGTTAAGGTCAGCGGCTCTGGAGAACGGAGTGGAAGCTCCTCCTGTTATCTTCCTCTCTGCAAAT GTTCAACAGTCTGATAGCAAGAAGGCTGAGACCCTCAATTTCCTGGACCTCCTAAAGGCCAAAAGCATTCGAAGTGTCACACTCATACTTTGGTTTCTCTG GCTTTCTACACATGTGACCTATTCTGGGTTGTCATTCAATATGTCTACACTCTATGGCAACCCCTTCCTGAATTACTTCTTGCTGTCAGCTGTTGAGCTACCAGCATACACTGTCAGCTGGCTAAGTGCATGCAGGCTTTCCCGCCGCCTGTCTTTTATCAGCTTCTCCCTGCTGGGGGCGCTAGCACTCTTCCTCATCCAGGTCACTCTGCACA gCCATCCAGCTCTCACCCTGTTCCTGGTGCTGCTGGGTAAATTTGGTGTTCTGGTTGGCACGGGCATTTTGTACATGTTCACTGGAGAGCTCTCTCCCACAGTCATCAGAAATACAGTGATGTCATCCTGTGCCATGCTCTCCAGAGTGGGATCCTCTATTTCCCCATACCTACTGCAGCTGG CTGTGTTCTACGAGTTCCTGCCGTGGATGCTTGTGGGTTCTCTCTCACTTGTCAGTGTCGTGCTCTGCTTTTTTCTTCCGGAGACCTTTAGAGAGCCGCTTCCCGACACCATCGATCAGATGCAAGCAATTCAGAG ATTCAGGTGGCCATGTGCCTTCAAGCCACCCCAGAAGGATGACATGAAATCAGCTAAAGACCAAACGTCTCTGCCTGAGATCATCTGTTCAACGCGCTTTTAA
- the LOC106675603 gene encoding solute carrier family 22 member 4 isoform X1 — MQDYEASISFLGTWGRFQMKVFFLLCVTCLPAGYNILSVIFLLATPPHQCYIPAHRNLSQDWMQASIPLQVAGQLERSSCSRYELDLVQNLSELGIRPNLGQIYNYSALGASAGVMLSSLKQEECKDGWIYSTEHYESTVVTEFNLVCGNRWKQLLTSLIYFLGGLCGCFLSGQLSDRFGRKPVLFGAIATLSIFSLALKFAQSWAVFAVLFFMVGMGQLTSYIVLFVLGSEILAGSSRVLYASMCLPFMYVFGMMLLPATAYLLRNWKHLSLLMALPGLASLPLWWLIPESPRWLVSKGRLQEAERLLRSAALENGVEAPPVIFLSANVQQSDSKKAETLNFLDLLKAKSIRSVTLILWFLWLSTHVTYSGLSFNMSTLYGNPFLNYFLLSAVELPAYTVSWLSACRLSRRLSFISFSLLGALALFLIQVTLHSHPALTLFLVLLGKFGVLVGTGILYMFTGELSPTVIRNTVMSSCAMLSRVGSSISPYLLQLAVFYEFLPWMLVGSLSLVSVVLCFFLPETFREPLPDTIDQMQAIQRFRWPCAFKPPQKDDMKSAKDQTSLPEIICSTRF, encoded by the exons ATGCAGGATTATGAGGCATCCATCTCATTTCTTGGGACGTGGGGCCGGTTTCAGATGAAAGTCTTCTTTTTGCTGTGTGTCACCTGTCTTCCTGCCGGGTACAACATCCTgtctgtcatctttctgctggCTACCCCCCCACACCAGTGTTACATCCCAGCACACAGGAACCTGAGCCAGGACTGGATGCAGGCCAGCATCCCACTGCAG GTGGCCGGGCAGCTGGAAAGAAGCAGTTGTAGCCGGTATGAGCTGGACCTGGTGCAAAACCTGTCTGAGCTGGGAATCAGACCCAACCTAGGCCAGATCTACAACTATTCTGCACTCGGAGCAAGCGCAGGGGTCATGCTGTCCAGCCTGAAGCAGGAGGAGTGCAAAGATGGATGGATCTACAGCACAGAGCACTACGAGTCGACTGTAGTCACTGAG TTTAACCTTGTGTGTGGCAACCGGTGGAAACAGCTACTGACCTCTCTCATCTACTTTCTGGGAGGACTTTGTGGCTGTTTCCTCTCTGGACAGCTATCTGACCG GTTTGGCAGGAAGCCTGTTCTCTTTGGTGCGATTGCCACACTTAGTATCTTCAGCCTTGCTTTGAAATTTGCTCAGTCCTGGGCCGTCTTCGCTGTGCTTTTCTTCATGGTTGGCATGGGTCAGCTCACCAGCTACATAGTTCTGTTTGTATTGG GTTCAGAGATCCTCGCTGGCTCATCTAGAGTTCTCTACGCCAGCATGTGTTTACCTTTCATGTATGTATTTGGTATGATGCTGCTTCCTGCTACTGCCTACTTGCTCAGAAACTGGAAACACCTGTCGCTGTTAATGGCCCTGCCTGGGCTGGCCAGCCTCCCCCTCTGGTG GCTGATTCCAGAGTCTCCTCGCTGGCTAGTGTCTAAAGGCCGTTTGCAAGAAGCAGAACGCTTGTTAAGGTCAGCGGCTCTGGAGAACGGAGTGGAAGCTCCTCCTGTTATCTTCCTCTCTGCAAAT GTTCAACAGTCTGATAGCAAGAAGGCTGAGACCCTCAATTTCCTGGACCTCCTAAAGGCCAAAAGCATTCGAAGTGTCACACTCATACTTTGGTTTCTCTG GCTTTCTACACATGTGACCTATTCTGGGTTGTCATTCAATATGTCTACACTCTATGGCAACCCCTTCCTGAATTACTTCTTGCTGTCAGCTGTTGAGCTACCAGCATACACTGTCAGCTGGCTAAGTGCATGCAGGCTTTCCCGCCGCCTGTCTTTTATCAGCTTCTCCCTGCTGGGGGCGCTAGCACTCTTCCTCATCCAGGTCACTCTGCACA gCCATCCAGCTCTCACCCTGTTCCTGGTGCTGCTGGGTAAATTTGGTGTTCTGGTTGGCACGGGCATTTTGTACATGTTCACTGGAGAGCTCTCTCCCACAGTCATCAGAAATACAGTGATGTCATCCTGTGCCATGCTCTCCAGAGTGGGATCCTCTATTTCCCCATACCTACTGCAGCTGG CTGTGTTCTACGAGTTCCTGCCGTGGATGCTTGTGGGTTCTCTCTCACTTGTCAGTGTCGTGCTCTGCTTTTTTCTTCCGGAGACCTTTAGAGAGCCGCTTCCCGACACCATCGATCAGATGCAAGCAATTCAGAG ATTCAGGTGGCCATGTGCCTTCAAGCCACCCCAGAAGGATGACATGAAATCAGCTAAAGACCAAACGTCTCTGCCTGAGATCATCTGTTCAACGCGCTTTTAA